A stretch of Dysidea avara chromosome 5, odDysAvar1.4, whole genome shotgun sequence DNA encodes these proteins:
- the LOC136257100 gene encoding uncharacterized protein produces the protein MHFKIYIVIVFLATWTTVASSEDPSNKQQFAALPDPDTTIQPANITEDDTAESSGDTDSLNCTCNDITCSNCGLVHNHTNLLHDVTTIQFYEQVESSGEEGKMYLEVHFCQLIGIRMVISNIDLKYSSVLCRIDTITELNSKIAVLKNDVACWQYTVLNAYYYELQRQYQYDHHAVPRAQLNSIFAHLKASTKALQRIKLGLGTLCPVYQRSDYLKVYASLFVMHGDNVIECILRSLVFDIHSLMRGVAYLERQLDPTLSGFMCGNL, from the exons ATGCATTTTAAGATTTATATCGTCATTGTCTTTCTTGCAACATGGACAACTGTTGCATCTTCAGAAGATCCATCAAACAAACAGCAGTTTGCAGCTCTACCTGATCCTGACACTACCATACAGCCAGCCAACATCACTGAAGATGACACAGCTGAAAGTTCTGGTGATACTGATTCACTCAACTGTACCTGTAATGACATCACCTGCAGTAATTGTGGCTTGGTACACAATCACACCAACCTCCTCCATGATGTTACAACTATTCAGTTCTATGAGCAAGTGGAGTCTAGTGGTGAGGAGGGAAAGATGTATCTAGAAGTCCATTTCTGTCAACTGATAGGTATAAGGATGGTAATTTCCAATATTGAT TTGAAGTACTCCAGTGTACTCTGCAGAATTGATACAATAACAGAGCTCAATAGCAAGATAGCAGTACTTAAGAATGATGTGGCTTGTTGGCAGTACACAGTACTGAATGCATACTACTATGAGCTTCAACGACAATATCAATATGATCATCATGCAGTACCAAGAGCACAACTCAACTCCATATTTGCTCATCTCAAAGCATCAACTAAGGCCCTTCAACGAATTAAG cTCGGATTGGGGACACTCTGTCCAGTGTACCAGCGAAGTGACTACCTTAAGGTCTATGCTAGTCTTTTCgtcatgcatggtgacaatgtTATTGAGTGTATACTGAGGTCACTAGTGTTTGATATACACTCACTTATGAGGGGAGTGGCATATCTGGAACGTCAGCTGGATCCTACCTTGAGTGGATTTATGTGTGGTAATCTGTAA
- the LOC136257102 gene encoding uncharacterized protein — translation MFYQYEVAHGSCYGVGIYLSPNADFSLHYSDDGQLIVCAYVMGFVFRGDNYKKPDTGYFTFTSPCGNELVFFNATQVLPCYVIKLQHGPIDRQYAVQQLPPLLQKYQEENNEDITDVKKKQEKLLARAKKIPTIWIWTRIPYHNRRRR, via the exons atgttttaTCAGTATGAAGTGGCACATGGGTCATGTTATGGAGTGGGCATCTACCTATCACCTAATGCTGATTTTAGTTTACA TTATTCTGATGATGGCCAGTTGATTGTGTGTGCTTATGTGATGGGATTTGTGTTCAGAGGAGACAACTACAAAA AACCAGACACTGGCTACTTCACCTTCACTTCACCATGTGGTAATGAACTGGTGTTCTTCAATGCTACCCAAGTTCTACCATGTTATGTGATAAAACTGCAACATGGCCCAATTGACAGGCAATACGCTGTTCAACAGCTACCACCACTACTACAGAAATATCAAGAAGAGAACAACGAAGACATTACAGATGTCAAAAAGAAGCAAGAAAAATTGCTAGCAAGA GCTAAAAAAATTCCTACCATATGGATTTGGACCAGGATCCCGTACCATAATAGAAGACGCCGGTGA